The following are encoded together in the Rhabdothermincola salaria genome:
- a CDS encoding acyl carrier protein, translated as MPAETHVEQPPMDRQAVIDLIRDRLADILEVEPTSINEGDSFADDLDADSLALIELVEALEEELGERNVGFRIEDEDLEDLKTVRDAVDYVVAKLG; from the coding sequence GTGCCCGCAGAGACCCACGTCGAGCAGCCCCCGATGGACCGCCAGGCGGTCATCGACCTGATCCGTGACCGGTTGGCCGACATCCTCGAGGTCGAGCCCACGTCGATCAACGAAGGCGACAGCTTCGCCGACGACCTCGACGCCGACAGCCTGGCGCTGATCGAGCTCGTCGAGGCGCTCGAGGAGGAGCTCGGCGAGCGCAACGTCGGGTTCCGCATCGAGGACGAGGACCTCGAGGACCTCAAGACCGTCCGAGACGCCGTCGACTACGTCGTCGCCAAGCTGGGCTGA
- a CDS encoding DUF58 domain-containing protein, protein MVGGGRTPDAPSIATTPASEVLRRLELAVTRRLDGLLQGDHRGLTPGHGTEQGEVRGYQPGDDVRRIDWNVTARLRETHVRDTVADRELETWVLVDTSASLAFGSARAEKRDLALAAVAAVGFLTLRTGNRIGAVTTDGAGTHVTVPARGGRVHGQALLRQVLGAFGQPRPGAADLGPAMRRLGGLARRRGLVVVVSDFLDPGEWTAPLRSLAMRHDVLGIEIVDPLEVELPDAGSVHLVDPETGAELEVRTDPALRARYADAARSQRADIARRLRTAGADHLQLRTDRDWLLDLARFVSHRRDRVDALSRAAAHGHDATTSARLHGASR, encoded by the coding sequence ATGGTCGGAGGCGGACGCACCCCGGATGCCCCGTCCATCGCCACCACCCCGGCCTCGGAGGTCCTGCGCCGTCTCGAGCTGGCCGTGACCCGCCGCCTCGACGGGCTGCTCCAGGGCGACCACCGAGGCCTCACACCCGGCCACGGCACCGAGCAGGGCGAGGTGCGCGGCTACCAGCCCGGCGACGACGTGCGCCGCATCGACTGGAACGTCACCGCCCGCCTCCGCGAGACCCACGTGCGCGACACCGTCGCCGACCGCGAGCTCGAGACCTGGGTGCTGGTCGACACCTCGGCCAGCCTGGCGTTCGGCTCGGCCCGGGCCGAGAAGCGCGACCTGGCCCTGGCCGCCGTCGCCGCCGTCGGGTTCCTCACCCTGCGCACCGGCAACCGCATCGGCGCCGTCACCACCGACGGCGCCGGGACCCACGTCACGGTGCCCGCCCGGGGCGGACGGGTGCACGGTCAGGCCCTCCTGCGCCAGGTCCTGGGCGCGTTCGGACAGCCCCGGCCCGGGGCCGCCGACCTGGGCCCGGCGATGCGACGCCTGGGCGGTCTGGCCCGCCGTCGGGGACTGGTCGTCGTCGTCTCCGACTTCCTCGACCCAGGCGAGTGGACGGCCCCGTTGCGCTCGCTGGCCATGCGCCACGACGTCCTCGGGATCGAGATCGTCGACCCGTTGGAGGTCGAGCTCCCCGACGCGGGATCGGTCCACCTGGTCGACCCCGAGACCGGCGCCGAGCTCGAGGTGCGCACCGACCCCGCCCTGCGCGCCCGCTACGCGGACGCGGCGCGGTCCCAACGCGCCGACATCGCCCGCCGGCTGCGCACCGCCGGTGCCGACCACCTGCAGCTGCGCACCGATCGGGACTGGCTGCTCGACCTGGCCCGGTTCGTGTCGCACCGCCGCGACCGGGTCGACGCCCTGTCGCGCGCCGCCGCCCACGGCCACGACGCCACCACGTCCGCCCGCCTCCACGGAGCCTCCCGATGA
- a CDS encoding sigma-70 family RNA polymerase sigma factor has product MEFEWFFTTYYGRVVRVLSAAWGDEEAAADAAQEAFARAFARWRRVQGMARPDGWVYVTAANLMKRQEPKHPGPEAGWDLRAPDAAEPVATRLALRDAVALLPARQRQVVVLRYLGQLSTAEVAQALGCAEGTVKSTLHSALKALRVELEDDDEGR; this is encoded by the coding sequence GTGGAGTTCGAGTGGTTCTTCACCACCTACTACGGGCGCGTCGTGCGCGTGCTGTCTGCAGCCTGGGGTGATGAAGAGGCTGCCGCCGATGCTGCGCAGGAAGCGTTCGCTCGGGCGTTCGCCCGCTGGCGGCGGGTGCAGGGAATGGCACGGCCTGATGGCTGGGTGTACGTGACGGCCGCGAACCTCATGAAGCGACAGGAGCCGAAGCACCCGGGCCCGGAAGCTGGGTGGGACCTTCGGGCGCCTGATGCTGCGGAGCCGGTGGCGACCAGGCTTGCCCTTCGAGATGCCGTGGCGTTGCTGCCTGCCCGGCAACGCCAGGTCGTGGTCCTGCGCTACCTCGGCCAGCTGAGCACCGCTGAGGTGGCTCAGGCTCTCGGCTGCGCAGAGGGAACGGTCAAGTCGACGCTGCACTCGGCGTTGAAGGCGCTTCGTGTGGAACTGGAGGATGACGATGAAGGTCGATGA
- a CDS encoding winged helix-turn-helix domain-containing protein, with the protein MTPALDTLSAREARRLAIAAQGLDRARRSGNASRARVQAAVERLGVLQLDAVNVVARTQYLVLFARLGPFDRDHLHRLAGPRGPLFEYWGHMASVQPVALHPLLRWRMDRGGSYGERPAHASRVATWAREHADYIDSVLTEVAERGPLSAAMLNEPRRRDGEWWGRRSVGRQALEHLFERGQLAAWRTPSFERIYDLPERTLPAEVLATPTPTAEDAQRALLGLAADALGVATTRDLADYFRIRTAEATSGVHELVEAGELIRVDVEGWPEPGYVRPGVAPTRRRRRHATLLSPFDSLIWDRSRTERLFGFTYRIEIYTPAAQRRYGYYVLPVLLGDQLVGRLDLKADRQLGALRVLASHAEQGVDPDEAAVAIASELETMATWLGTGRIVVTDRGDLAPALASAVEHRSRR; encoded by the coding sequence GTGACCCCAGCACTCGACACGCTCTCGGCTCGAGAGGCCCGACGGTTGGCGATCGCCGCGCAGGGCCTCGACCGTGCCCGTCGGTCGGGCAACGCGAGCAGAGCCCGGGTGCAGGCGGCGGTCGAGCGTCTGGGCGTCCTGCAACTCGACGCAGTGAACGTCGTGGCCCGCACGCAGTACCTCGTCCTGTTCGCTCGTCTCGGTCCGTTCGACCGTGACCACCTGCACCGGCTCGCGGGACCGCGTGGGCCGCTCTTCGAGTACTGGGGCCACATGGCCTCGGTCCAACCGGTGGCACTCCATCCGTTGCTCCGTTGGCGGATGGACCGGGGCGGCAGCTACGGCGAACGGCCCGCTCACGCATCGCGCGTCGCCACCTGGGCCCGCGAGCACGCCGACTACATCGACTCGGTGCTCACCGAGGTCGCCGAACGAGGGCCGCTGTCGGCGGCGATGCTCAACGAACCACGCCGCCGCGACGGCGAGTGGTGGGGCCGGCGCAGCGTCGGCCGCCAGGCCCTGGAGCACCTGTTCGAGCGCGGGCAGCTCGCCGCCTGGCGGACGCCGTCGTTCGAGCGCATCTACGACCTTCCCGAACGCACCCTTCCCGCCGAGGTCCTCGCCACACCCACACCGACCGCCGAGGACGCCCAGCGAGCATTGCTCGGCCTCGCCGCTGATGCCCTCGGCGTCGCCACCACTCGCGACCTCGCGGACTACTTCCGGATCCGCACCGCTGAAGCGACGTCGGGTGTGCACGAGCTCGTCGAAGCCGGCGAGTTGATCCGGGTCGACGTCGAGGGGTGGCCCGAACCCGGCTACGTACGGCCAGGGGTGGCGCCCACCCGCCGGCGGCGTCGCCACGCCACGCTCCTGTCCCCCTTCGACTCGCTCATCTGGGACCGTTCCCGCACCGAGCGACTCTTCGGCTTCACGTACCGGATCGAGATCTACACCCCGGCGGCCCAGCGCCGCTACGGCTACTACGTGCTGCCCGTCCTCCTCGGCGACCAGCTGGTCGGCCGACTCGACCTCAAGGCCGACCGGCAGCTCGGCGCTCTGCGGGTCCTCGCCTCTCACGCGGAGCAGGGCGTGGACCCCGACGAGGCCGCCGTCGCGATCGCTTCCGAGCTCGAGACGATGGCGACGTGGCTGGGGACCGGCCGCATCGTCGTGACCGATCGCGGCGACCTCGCTCCCGCTCTGGCATCGGCCGTCGAACACCGCAGCCGTCGCTGA
- a CDS encoding VWA domain-containing protein: MSLLAVGFLDPVRLWLLLGVVALVGVYVAVQRRRQAYALRFTNLDLLASVAPRRPGWRRHVAAAVYLLALTTLVLGFARPTLDTRVPRERATVMLAIDTSLSMEATDVSPSRIDAAKTAAVSFLDQVPDTVNVGLVSFNAAATVQVPPTTDRVAVRDAIQALELDERTAIGEAIFASLGALDTVPPAEDGTEVPAAIVVMSDGTTTSGRPDGAGAAAAIDQGVPVSTIAFGTDRGFIQIPGEAGFVPVPVDTAALSAIAEATGGRFYEATSEGELRDVYATIGSSVGYTTEETEVTSWFVGAALVALFAAGGVSLAWFSRLP; the protein is encoded by the coding sequence ATGAGCCTGCTCGCCGTCGGGTTCCTCGACCCCGTCCGCCTCTGGCTCCTCCTGGGCGTGGTCGCCCTCGTCGGTGTGTACGTGGCCGTGCAACGCCGACGCCAGGCCTACGCCCTGCGCTTCACCAACCTCGATCTGCTGGCCTCGGTGGCCCCTCGCAGGCCCGGCTGGCGCCGCCACGTGGCCGCCGCCGTCTACCTGCTGGCCCTGACCACCCTGGTGCTCGGCTTCGCTCGCCCCACCCTCGACACGAGGGTCCCGCGCGAGCGGGCCACGGTGATGCTGGCCATCGACACCTCGCTGTCGATGGAGGCCACCGACGTGTCGCCGTCACGGATCGACGCGGCCAAGACCGCCGCCGTCTCCTTCCTCGACCAGGTGCCCGACACCGTCAACGTGGGCCTGGTCAGCTTCAACGCGGCCGCCACCGTGCAGGTCCCCCCGACCACCGATCGCGTCGCCGTCCGAGACGCCATTCAAGCCCTCGAGCTCGACGAACGCACCGCCATCGGCGAGGCCATCTTCGCCAGCCTCGGCGCCCTCGACACCGTGCCCCCGGCCGAGGACGGCACCGAGGTGCCCGCCGCCATCGTGGTCATGTCCGACGGCACCACGACCAGCGGTCGGCCCGACGGCGCCGGAGCGGCGGCTGCCATCGACCAGGGCGTGCCCGTGTCGACCATCGCGTTCGGCACCGACCGAGGGTTCATCCAGATCCCCGGTGAAGCCGGGTTCGTGCCCGTGCCGGTCGACACGGCGGCGCTGTCCGCCATCGCGGAGGCCACCGGTGGCCGGTTCTACGAAGCGACCAGCGAAGGTGAGCTGCGCGACGTGTACGCCACCATCGGCTCGTCGGTCGGCTACACGACCGAGGAGACCGAGGTGACCTCGTGGTTCGTCGGCGCCGCCCTCGTCGCCCTCTTCGCCGCCGGCGGCGTCAGCCTCGCCTGGTTCTCCCGCCTGCCGTGA
- a CDS encoding AAA family ATPase — protein sequence MSHVEPEALTPVEAATLLERALFEVKKVIVGQDRGIERLFVGLLARGHVLLEGVPGLAKTLAVETLSTVIGGSYNRLQFTPDLLPADLVGTRIFRASSEQFDIEWGPVFANIVLADEINRAPAKVQSALLEVMAEHQVSIAGSTRAVPEPFLVLATQNPIESEGVYPLPEAQRDRFLMKIVLGYPTAAEEAQIVARMGVRPPEAEQAMSLEQLVALQSAADAVQVPPGVADYAVRLVLSTREPAAHGLPELTELISWGASPRATLGLVAGGRALALLRGRSYVLPQDVFDVAPDVLRHRLVPSYEALAQGLSVEQILARVLSTIPAPSVSPSQDPTSTLRP from the coding sequence ATGAGCCACGTCGAGCCCGAGGCCCTGACCCCCGTCGAGGCGGCCACCCTGCTCGAGCGGGCGTTGTTCGAGGTGAAGAAGGTGATCGTGGGGCAGGACCGGGGCATCGAGCGGCTCTTCGTGGGGCTGCTGGCCCGGGGCCACGTCCTGCTCGAGGGGGTCCCCGGGTTGGCCAAGACCCTCGCCGTGGAGACGCTGTCCACGGTGATCGGCGGGTCCTACAACCGCCTGCAGTTCACCCCCGACCTGTTGCCCGCCGACCTGGTGGGCACCCGCATCTTCCGGGCGTCGAGCGAGCAGTTCGACATCGAGTGGGGCCCGGTGTTCGCCAACATCGTGCTGGCCGACGAGATCAACCGGGCCCCGGCCAAGGTGCAGTCGGCGCTGCTGGAGGTGATGGCGGAGCACCAGGTCTCGATCGCCGGGTCGACCCGGGCGGTGCCCGAGCCCTTCCTGGTGCTGGCCACGCAGAACCCGATCGAGAGCGAGGGGGTCTACCCGCTCCCGGAGGCCCAACGCGATCGGTTCCTGATGAAGATCGTGCTCGGCTACCCGACGGCGGCCGAAGAGGCCCAGATCGTGGCCCGCATGGGGGTGCGTCCGCCCGAGGCCGAGCAGGCGATGAGCCTCGAGCAGCTGGTCGCCCTCCAGTCCGCCGCCGACGCGGTCCAGGTGCCGCCCGGGGTGGCCGACTACGCCGTGCGCCTGGTGCTCTCGACCCGAGAGCCAGCCGCCCACGGCCTCCCCGAGCTCACCGAGCTCATCTCCTGGGGCGCCAGCCCCAGAGCCACCCTCGGCCTGGTGGCCGGCGGTCGGGCCTTGGCCCTGCTGCGGGGCCGCAGCTACGTGCTGCCCCAGGACGTGTTCGACGTCGCCCCCGACGTGCTGCGCCACCGGCTGGTGCCGTCCTACGAGGCGCTCGCCCAGGGCCTGTCGGTCGAGCAGATCCTCGCCCGGGTGCTGTCCACCATCCCCGCCCCTTCGGTCTCGCCGTCCCAGGACCCGACGTCGACTCTTCGCCCGTGA
- the smc gene encoding chromosome segregation protein SMC, with translation MYLKRLSMKGFKSFADATALDLEPGVTVVVGPNGSGKSNVVDAIGWVLGAQAPSAVRSQKMDDVIFAGTSKRSALGRAEVSLTVDNTSGQLPIEFTEVTITRTLFRSGDSEYAINGVPCRLLDIQELLSDSGVGRQQHVIISQGQIDAVLNARPEDRRAVIEEAAGVLKFRRRKEKSERRLAATEGNLTRLQDLLREVRRQLRPLERQADAARRYGDVVAELTALRIHVAGRELHGLRTRLEQGASRRTELQVAERRHRARLADLDTAVMATEAELSAMGGDDLGDSLAVYESLFQQARGLTALLTERRRGVERARGASVDQGVIASLEAEAARLATELAEVAAEEERLAPLADDLAAAEARLAAERQDFEGEWATGVPAPTGAAAEVRGELGALRAAAERGRAEQERVRSRSDALADRLTALAAEAERLREELMAAERAELPLVEAIDAAEQRVQGAQQALDEAERAHRDAEGERHAWQARVEALDLALDEARSRAGAERLAGVEGVLGTVLDLVEVDPGWEAAFEAAMGEALLAVVVDDVAAGRRALEALHGEALSGAVIALGARLAPRSAPPVGVPLRAHVRATRPDVETLLDALVGAAVVVDGGWAEAVDVALAHPDAIAVTADGDRFALTGWRVGVAGSGATGAALDDARTRAADAAEAASRADERLTAARAELAQARQVEADLTKDLDANDSRLTAAADRLQRVETDRRDAATEAEALQGHLAELAERVEREDARITELEARLPELESADAELAEAAQRMSEARSRLEEQAGSVGGLRSDLEVQTAAVGERRQFLGRRLSEVETRLEGAAAERTAAESRRLELDRTQVALDRLAAVVTESTVTIDDNLTDLRERRRRQSEAARQVAARLDQLRRERAGEEKALGEQRELLQRAELDDAEVKLRIETAVEALRRDLDCEPDVAIATDRPELPDGVSPAARIRELERDLRLMGPINPLALEEYEALQERHEFLQNQLDDVKESRRELSKIIRAIDAEIVSVFAAAFADVAANFEALFSMLFPGGEGRLKLTDPENLLTTGIEVEAKPSGKNVRKLSLLSGGERSLTALAYLFAVFRSRPSPFYVMDEVEAALDDVNLHRFLGLVAEFRADAQLVIVTHQKRTMEAADCLYGVSMQPGGSSKVVSEKVS, from the coding sequence ATGTACCTCAAGCGCCTCTCCATGAAGGGCTTCAAGTCCTTCGCCGACGCCACCGCGCTCGACCTCGAGCCCGGGGTCACCGTCGTCGTGGGTCCCAACGGGTCGGGCAAGTCCAACGTCGTCGACGCCATCGGGTGGGTGCTGGGGGCCCAGGCCCCCTCGGCGGTGCGCTCCCAGAAGATGGACGACGTCATCTTCGCCGGCACCTCCAAGCGGTCCGCACTCGGCCGGGCCGAGGTCAGCCTCACCGTCGACAACACCTCGGGGCAGCTGCCCATCGAGTTCACCGAGGTCACGATCACCCGCACGCTGTTCCGCTCCGGCGACAGCGAGTACGCCATCAACGGCGTGCCGTGCCGGCTCCTCGACATCCAGGAGCTCCTCTCGGATTCCGGTGTGGGTCGTCAGCAGCACGTGATCATCAGCCAGGGCCAGATCGACGCGGTGCTCAACGCCCGCCCCGAGGACCGGCGGGCGGTCATCGAGGAGGCGGCCGGCGTGCTCAAGTTCCGCCGGCGCAAGGAGAAGTCCGAGCGGCGGCTGGCCGCCACTGAGGGCAACCTCACTCGGCTCCAGGACCTCCTGCGCGAGGTGCGGCGCCAGCTGCGACCGCTCGAGCGCCAGGCCGACGCAGCTCGCCGCTACGGCGACGTGGTGGCCGAGCTCACCGCGCTGCGCATCCACGTGGCCGGCCGTGAGCTGCACGGCCTGCGCACCCGGCTCGAGCAGGGGGCCAGTCGCCGCACCGAGCTGCAGGTCGCCGAGCGCCGCCATCGTGCCCGCCTCGCCGACCTCGACACGGCGGTCATGGCCACCGAGGCCGAGCTCTCGGCCATGGGCGGCGACGACCTGGGCGACTCGCTGGCCGTCTACGAATCGCTGTTCCAGCAGGCTCGTGGCCTCACCGCGCTGCTCACCGAACGCCGGCGAGGCGTCGAACGGGCCCGGGGTGCGTCCGTCGACCAAGGCGTGATCGCCTCGCTGGAGGCCGAAGCGGCGCGCCTGGCCACCGAGTTGGCCGAGGTCGCCGCCGAGGAGGAGCGCCTGGCGCCGCTCGCCGACGACCTGGCCGCCGCCGAGGCCCGCCTCGCCGCCGAACGCCAGGACTTCGAGGGCGAGTGGGCCACCGGGGTGCCGGCCCCCACCGGCGCCGCGGCCGAGGTCCGCGGCGAGCTGGGGGCCCTGCGGGCGGCCGCCGAGCGGGGCCGCGCCGAGCAGGAGCGCGTGCGGTCCCGGTCCGACGCCCTGGCCGACCGGCTCACCGCGCTGGCCGCCGAGGCCGAGCGCCTCCGCGAGGAGCTGATGGCCGCCGAGCGGGCCGAGCTGCCCCTGGTGGAGGCCATCGATGCCGCCGAGCAGCGGGTGCAGGGGGCTCAGCAGGCCCTGGACGAGGCGGAACGGGCCCATCGCGACGCCGAGGGCGAGCGCCATGCCTGGCAGGCACGCGTCGAGGCCCTCGACCTGGCGCTCGACGAGGCGCGCTCGCGGGCCGGCGCCGAACGCCTGGCCGGCGTCGAAGGCGTCCTCGGCACGGTGCTCGACCTGGTCGAGGTCGACCCCGGCTGGGAGGCGGCGTTCGAGGCGGCCATGGGCGAGGCCCTCCTGGCCGTGGTGGTCGACGACGTCGCCGCCGGTCGTCGGGCCCTCGAAGCCCTGCACGGCGAGGCCCTGTCCGGGGCCGTCATCGCGCTCGGCGCCCGGCTGGCACCCCGCTCGGCGCCGCCGGTGGGCGTGCCGTTGCGAGCCCACGTCCGCGCCACCCGTCCCGACGTCGAGACCCTCCTCGACGCCCTCGTCGGCGCCGCGGTGGTCGTCGACGGTGGGTGGGCCGAGGCGGTCGACGTGGCCCTCGCCCATCCCGACGCCATCGCCGTCACCGCCGACGGCGACCGCTTCGCCCTCACCGGTTGGCGGGTGGGCGTGGCCGGGTCGGGGGCCACGGGCGCCGCCCTCGACGACGCCCGCACCCGGGCCGCAGACGCGGCCGAGGCCGCGTCTCGGGCCGACGAGCGCCTCACCGCCGCCCGCGCCGAGCTGGCCCAGGCCCGTCAGGTGGAGGCCGACCTCACCAAGGATCTCGACGCCAACGACAGCCGTCTCACGGCGGCCGCCGACCGCCTCCAGCGCGTCGAGACCGACCGCCGCGACGCCGCCACCGAGGCCGAGGCCCTCCAGGGCCACCTCGCCGAGCTGGCCGAACGGGTCGAGCGCGAGGACGCCCGCATCACCGAGCTCGAGGCCCGCCTGCCTGAGCTCGAGTCAGCCGACGCCGAGCTGGCCGAGGCGGCTCAGCGCATGTCCGAGGCCCGCTCGCGGCTGGAGGAGCAGGCCGGCTCGGTCGGGGGGCTGCGCAGCGATCTCGAGGTCCAGACGGCGGCGGTCGGCGAGCGGCGCCAGTTCCTTGGGCGGCGCCTGAGCGAGGTCGAGACCCGCCTCGAGGGAGCGGCGGCCGAACGGACCGCCGCCGAGTCCCGCCGCCTCGAGCTCGACCGCACCCAGGTCGCCCTCGATCGCCTCGCCGCGGTGGTCACCGAGAGCACCGTCACCATCGACGACAACCTCACCGACCTGCGCGAGCGGCGCCGCCGTCAGTCCGAGGCCGCCCGTCAGGTGGCGGCCCGCCTCGACCAGCTGCGCCGCGAGCGAGCCGGCGAGGAGAAGGCGCTCGGCGAGCAGCGCGAGCTGCTGCAGCGCGCCGAGCTCGACGACGCCGAGGTGAAGCTGCGCATCGAGACGGCGGTCGAGGCCCTGCGGCGCGACCTCGACTGCGAGCCCGACGTCGCCATCGCCACCGACCGCCCCGAGCTGCCCGACGGCGTGTCGCCCGCGGCCCGCATCCGCGAGCTCGAGCGCGACCTGCGCCTGATGGGACCCATCAACCCGCTGGCGCTCGAGGAGTACGAGGCCCTCCAGGAGCGTCACGAGTTCCTCCAGAACCAGCTCGACGACGTGAAGGAGAGCCGCCGCGAGCTCTCCAAGATCATCCGCGCCATCGATGCCGAGATCGTCAGCGTGTTCGCCGCGGCCTTCGCCGACGTGGCCGCCAACTTCGAAGCCCTCTTCTCGATGCTGTTCCCCGGTGGGGAGGGGCGTCTCAAGCTCACCGATCCCGAGAACCTGCTCACCACCGGCATCGAGGTGGAGGCCAAGCCCTCGGGCAAGAACGTGCGCAAGCTGTCGCTGCTGTCGGGTGGCGAGCGCAGCCTCACCGCCCTGGCCTACCTGTTCGCCGTGTTCCGCAGCCGCCCGTCGCCGTTCTACGTGATGGACGAGGTCGAGGCCGCCCTCGACGACGTGAACCTGCACCGCTTCCTGGGTCTCGTGGCCGAGTTCCGCGCCGATGCTCAGCTGGTCATCGTCACCCACCAGAAGCGCACCATGGAGGCCGCCGACTGCCTCTACGGCGTGTCCATGCAGCCCGGCGGTTCCAGCAAGGTCGTCAGCGAGAAGGTCTCGTAG
- the mutM gene encoding bifunctional DNA-formamidopyrimidine glycosylase/DNA-(apurinic or apyrimidinic site) lyase, giving the protein MPELPEVETIRRELEREVVGKKIKAVEVTGDRSVRRQTPEEFASRLEGVKITGAQRKGKYLLMPLDSGDVLVVHLRMSGQLLRATPKEPMAPHTHVVIAFTQGGQLRFVDPRTFGELFVATPDEVTSEIPELSELGVDPVEAPMSWVDFGHLLRRKPMKLKAFLMDQSLIAGIGNIYSDEILFDAGLRYDRDTASLTTQEIRRLYRSLVEILHEAIKYGGSTLADAQYVDLNGKPGEYQQHHQVYDREKQPCRRCRRHDIVKSKFSGRSTFYCDVCQV; this is encoded by the coding sequence ATGCCTGAGCTGCCCGAGGTCGAGACCATCCGTCGAGAGCTCGAACGAGAGGTCGTCGGCAAGAAGATCAAGGCCGTGGAGGTCACGGGCGACCGCTCCGTGCGCCGCCAGACGCCGGAGGAGTTCGCCTCCCGGCTCGAGGGGGTGAAGATCACCGGCGCCCAGCGCAAGGGCAAGTACCTGCTCATGCCGCTCGACTCGGGCGACGTCCTGGTCGTGCACCTGCGCATGAGCGGCCAGCTCCTGCGGGCCACCCCCAAGGAGCCCATGGCCCCCCACACCCACGTGGTCATCGCCTTCACCCAGGGGGGCCAGCTCCGCTTCGTCGACCCCCGCACTTTCGGCGAGCTCTTCGTGGCCACGCCCGACGAGGTCACCTCGGAGATCCCGGAGCTGTCCGAGCTCGGGGTCGACCCGGTCGAGGCGCCCATGTCGTGGGTCGACTTCGGCCACCTCCTGCGCCGCAAGCCCATGAAGCTCAAGGCGTTCCTGATGGACCAGTCCCTCATCGCCGGGATCGGCAACATCTACTCCGACGAGATCCTCTTCGACGCCGGCCTGCGCTACGACCGCGACACGGCCTCGCTCACCACCCAGGAGATCCGGCGCCTGTACCGGTCGCTGGTCGAGATCCTCCACGAGGCCATCAAGTACGGCGGGTCCACGTTGGCCGACGCCCAGTACGTCGACCTCAACGGCAAGCCCGGCGAGTACCAGCAGCACCACCAGGTGTACGACCGCGAGAAGCAGCCCTGCCGGCGCTGTCGCCGTCACGACATCGTGAAGTCGAAGTTCTCCGGCCGGTCCACCTTCTACTGCGACGTCTGTCAGGTCTGA
- the rnc gene encoding ribonuclease III produces the protein MSTDPLASLARRLGHAFGDPHLLVLALTHRSWCAENAGEESNERLEFLGDAVLGLVVADDLFRANPTLPEGSLAKSRAGVVSAPVLAEVGAELELGPVLRLGKGEDATGGRSKRSILADAVEAVIGAVYLDGGLDAARAVILAQLGARIAAEVADGPGGTDHKTKLQELAAQRHDELPAYELTDDGPDHDKRFYAEVRLEGRVVGRGQGRSKKLAEQAAAGDALSALGAAADVPDGAAGPSTIRAGDDDLVVAPGPSPSQNESEQGHA, from the coding sequence CTGAGCACCGACCCTCTGGCCTCGCTCGCCCGGCGGCTGGGACACGCCTTCGGCGATCCCCACTTGCTGGTCCTGGCGCTGACGCACCGCTCGTGGTGCGCGGAGAACGCCGGCGAGGAGTCCAACGAGCGTCTCGAGTTCCTGGGCGACGCCGTGCTGGGCCTCGTCGTGGCCGACGACCTGTTCCGCGCCAACCCCACGCTTCCCGAGGGTTCGCTGGCCAAGTCCCGAGCCGGCGTGGTGAGCGCGCCCGTGCTGGCCGAGGTCGGCGCCGAGCTCGAGCTCGGTCCGGTGCTGCGCCTGGGCAAGGGCGAGGACGCGACCGGGGGACGGTCCAAGCGCTCCATCCTCGCCGATGCGGTCGAGGCCGTCATCGGTGCGGTGTACCTCGACGGCGGCCTCGACGCCGCCCGGGCGGTGATCCTCGCCCAGCTCGGCGCCCGCATCGCGGCCGAGGTGGCCGACGGCCCCGGAGGCACCGACCACAAGACCAAGCTGCAGGAGCTGGCCGCCCAGCGCCACGACGAGCTCCCCGCCTACGAGCTCACCGACGACGGCCCGGACCACGACAAGCGCTTCTACGCCGAGGTCCGCCTCGAGGGCCGCGTCGTGGGTCGAGGCCAGGGCCGCTCCAAGAAGCTCGCCGAGCAGGCGGCCGCCGGCGACGCGCTGTCCGCCCTCGGCGCGGCCGCCGACGTCCCGGATGGCGCCGCCGGCCCATCCACGATCCGCGCCGGGGACGACGACCTCGTCGTGGCCCCCGGACCATCCCCATCCCAGAACGAGAGCGAGCAGGGCCATGCCTGA